In one Diabrotica virgifera virgifera chromosome 5, PGI_DIABVI_V3a genomic region, the following are encoded:
- the LOC126884574 gene encoding uncharacterized protein LOC126884574 isoform X3 yields the protein MRWKSLRDSYVKEIKYKMAVSSGHILKPRKNWRYSNCMTFLAPFLAISFPNTSKIKDESCEIKEEVSDQSEPTDPTYFLNVSSGPEENYGHFLSALLDYSNNHNSTVFKTDDGDIDSFFKGVADTVKKLSAVNQVFIQRSVVNMVLDIKLREAHEKANILRESGDND from the coding sequence ATGAGATGGAAAAGCCTACGAGACTCTTACGTCAAAGAAATTAAATACAAAATGGCAGTCAGCAGTGGACATATCCTTAAGCCTCGTAAAAACTGGCGTTACAGCAACTGTATGACATTTCTTGCTCCGTTCCTAGCAATAAGTTTTCCAAACACCAGCAAAATAAAAGACGAATCCTGCGAAATAAAAGAAGAAGTTAGTGATCAAAGTGAGCCAACCGATCCAACATATTTCTTGAATGTAAGTTCGGGCCCAGAGGAAAACTACGGCCATTTTCTAAGTGCTTTATTGGACTATTCTAATAATCATAATTCTACTGTGTTCAAAACTGATGATGGTGATATCGATTCGTTCTTTAAGGGTGTTGCTGATACAGTAAAGAAGCTTAGTGCTGTCAACCAGGTTTTTATCCAGAGGAGTGTAGTAAATATGGTATTGGATATTAAACTTAGAGAAGCTCATGAAAAAGCAAATATTCTTAGAGAATCTGGCGACAATGATTAA
- the LOC126884574 gene encoding uncharacterized protein LOC126884574 isoform X2 produces the protein MGENMDYDMKLIEEVKRYPELYDSSQRNFKNKVLKAALWKDIAFKMRKQTDEYSIKTVRMRWKSLRDSYVKEIKYKMAVSSGHILKPRKNWRYSNCMTFLAPFLAISFPNTSKIKDESCEIKEEVSDQSEPTDPTYFLNGVADTVKKLSAVNQVFIQRSVVNMVLDIKLREAHEKANILRESGDND, from the exons ATGGGGGAAAACATGGATTACGATATGAAATTAATAGAGGAAGTGAAGAGATATCCCGAATTGTATGACAGTTCCCAGAGAAACTTCAAAAATAAAGTTCTGAAGGCGGCGTTGTGGAAAGACATCGCTTTCAAAATGAGGAAACAAACGGACGAGTACTCAA ttAAAACAGTCCGCATGAGATGGAAAAGCCTACGAGACTCTTACGTCAAAGAAATTAAATACAAAATGGCAGTCAGCAGTGGACATATCCTTAAGCCTCGTAAAAACTGGCGTTACAGCAACTGTATGACATTTCTTGCTCCGTTCCTAGCAATAAGTTTTCCAAACACCAGCAAAATAAAAGACGAATCCTGCGAAATAAAAGAAGAAGTTAGTGATCAAAGTGAGCCAACCGATCCAACATATTTCTTGAAT GGTGTTGCTGATACAGTAAAGAAGCTTAGTGCTGTCAACCAGGTTTTTATCCAGAGGAGTGTAGTAAATATGGTATTGGATATTAAACTTAGAGAAGCTCATGAAAAAGCAAATATTCTTAGAGAATCTGGCGACAATGATTAA
- the LOC126884574 gene encoding uncharacterized protein LOC126884574 isoform X1, with protein MGENMDYDMKLIEEVKRYPELYDSSQRNFKNKVLKAALWKDIAFKMRKQTDEYSIKTVRMRWKSLRDSYVKEIKYKMAVSSGHILKPRKNWRYSNCMTFLAPFLAISFPNTSKIKDESCEIKEEVSDQSEPTDPTYFLNVSSGPEENYGHFLSALLDYSNNHNSTVFKTDDGDIDSFFKGVADTVKKLSAVNQVFIQRSVVNMVLDIKLREAHEKANILRESGDND; from the exons ATGGGGGAAAACATGGATTACGATATGAAATTAATAGAGGAAGTGAAGAGATATCCCGAATTGTATGACAGTTCCCAGAGAAACTTCAAAAATAAAGTTCTGAAGGCGGCGTTGTGGAAAGACATCGCTTTCAAAATGAGGAAACAAACGGACGAGTACTCAA ttAAAACAGTCCGCATGAGATGGAAAAGCCTACGAGACTCTTACGTCAAAGAAATTAAATACAAAATGGCAGTCAGCAGTGGACATATCCTTAAGCCTCGTAAAAACTGGCGTTACAGCAACTGTATGACATTTCTTGCTCCGTTCCTAGCAATAAGTTTTCCAAACACCAGCAAAATAAAAGACGAATCCTGCGAAATAAAAGAAGAAGTTAGTGATCAAAGTGAGCCAACCGATCCAACATATTTCTTGAATGTAAGTTCGGGCCCAGAGGAAAACTACGGCCATTTTCTAAGTGCTTTATTGGACTATTCTAATAATCATAATTCTACTGTGTTCAAAACTGATGATGGTGATATCGATTCGTTCTTTAAGGGTGTTGCTGATACAGTAAAGAAGCTTAGTGCTGTCAACCAGGTTTTTATCCAGAGGAGTGTAGTAAATATGGTATTGGATATTAAACTTAGAGAAGCTCATGAAAAAGCAAATATTCTTAGAGAATCTGGCGACAATGATTAA